A single Candoia aspera isolate rCanAsp1 chromosome 7, rCanAsp1.hap2, whole genome shotgun sequence DNA region contains:
- the FEZF1 gene encoding fez family zinc finger protein 1 codes for MPSRPLKEPESEIAGREQNAGSSSTSLAQSVSSVVPWALGLSLQQVTKKSKHFQDVWTECNAFLSVGLQVKQETRHRQVWGGPDQNTSVTAGSAAPCLVGPGSPRSSLRPPLFLPSGANQAAAAPGAPPESFGKRAGESARQRQSSQGLLPGAPGLKGTTSGQRNFPPRSLAQRCQEARARTSPEADRVAKHTGGGDGPARVHRDGQAAFAGRRDGDLAGALGPAGDEDVEGAGGGRVLGGLEVRFQGGGGGGGGGARLPACRAVIGRRGGRSISNRSDPSETPAMEKSRQQQQQPPQQLQQLPPTAAKSLAVARGSMLSAPKPLAFSIERIMARTGPEPQAVPLLPHFLQGGGGTPKAAAATAAEHLKPQQQPALSLGPSIPCMIPFLPLAYEPFAKAGSEPRKTPLEPASSSSSASSALSCGLSLKPQAAEPPLGLLQQPPHYKLVRPRVIKHSSFHALGALGYFSRTAEPQPQPPGLSLHPVASYFLGSSLPAPALQDPTAPKTYLAERNKLQALPSVPDKYPQAAFKDLAQAQLHSAAAAAAAAAAHLLASEKLPFKGVAADFSRGSPSAKPKVFTCEVCGKVFNAHYNLTRHMPVHTGARPFICKVCGKGFRQASTLCRHKIIHTQEKPHKCSQCGKAFNRSSTLNTHTRIHAGYKPFVCEFCGKGFHQKGNYKNHKLTHSGEKQFKCTVCNKAFHQVYNLTFHMHTHNDKKPFTCPTCGKGFCRNFDLKKHVRKLHDSGGGGAALGLPRSGSEPDLPPPPPPLHRP; via the exons AAGAAATCCAAGCATTTCCAGGATGTTTGGACAGAGTGTAATGCATTCCTATCAGTAGGACTTCAGGTCAAGCAGGAGACAAGGCACCGCCAAGTGTGGGGAGGCCCAGATCAGAACACCAGCGTCACTGCAGGGAGCGCAGCCCCATGCCTGGTGGGGCCCGGCAGCCCCCGCTCCTCGCTTCGCCCGCCTCTGTTTCTACCGAGCGGAGCCAACCAGGCAGCCGCCGCCCCAGGGGCCCCGCCGGAGAGCTTCGGGAAGCGAGCGGGCGAGTCAGCAAGGCAGCGGCAGAGCAGTCAAGGCTTGCTCCCAGGTGCGCCCGGCCTGAAAGGGACAACGAGCGGGCAGCGCAACTTCCCTCCTCGCTCGCTCGCTCAGCGCTGCCAAGAAGCCCGCGCCAGGACCTCTCCCGAAGCTGACCGGGTCGC GAAGCACACCGGCGGCGGCGATGGGCCGGCACGAGTCCATCGGGACGGGCAGGCGGCGTTCGCTGGCCGTCGGGATGGAGACCTCGCCGGAGCTCTTGGTCCCGCTGGCGATGAAGACGTGGAGGGCGCCGGTGGCGGCAGGGTCCTCGGAGGGCTTGAGGTCAGGTtccagggcggcggcggcggcggcggcggcggcgcgagGCTCCCCGCTTGCCGCGCTGTGATCGGGCGCCGCGGGGGCCGAAGCATATCGAACCGCTCTGATCCAAGCGAGACGCCGGCCATGGAGAAGagccggcagcagcagcagcagccgccgcagcagctgcagcagctccCCCCGACGGCGGCCAAGAGCCTGGCCGTCGCGCGGGGCAGCATGCTGAGCGCGCCCAAGCCCCTGGCCTTCTCCATCGAGCGCATCATGGCTAGGACGGGCCCGGAACCCCAAGCCGTGCCGCTGCTGCCCCATTTCCTGCAAGGGGGAGGTGGGACCCCCAAAGCGGCGGCAGCCACGGCAGCGGAGCATCTGAAGCCGCAGCAGCAGCCGGCGCTCAGCCTGGGGCCCTCCATCCCCTGCATGATCCCCTTCCTGCCGCTGGCCTACGAGCCCTTCGCCAAGGCGGGATCCGAACCCAGGAAGACCCCCTTGGAGCcggcctcctcctcttcctccgccTCGTCCGCTCTGAGCTGCGGGCTCAGCCTCAAGCCCCAAGCCGCCGAGCCGCCCCTCGGCCTGCTGCAGCAGCCGCCCCACTACAAGCTGGTCCGGCCGCGGGTGATCAAGCACTCCTCCTTCCACGCCCTTGGCGCCCTGGGCTACTTCAGCCGGACGGCAGAGCCGCAGCCGCAGCCGCCGGGCCTGAGCCTGCACCCGGTGGCCTCCTACTTCTTGGGCTCGTCGCTGCCGGCGCCCGCCCTGCAAGACCCGACGGCGCCCAAGACCTACCTGGCCGAACGCAACAAGCTCCAGGCGCTGCCGTCTGTGCCGGATAAGTACCCGCAGGCAGCCTTCAAGGACCTAGCCCAGGCCCAGCTGcacagcgccgccgccgccgccgccgccgccgcggctcACCTCCTAGCGTCGGAGAAGCTGCCCTTCAAGGGGGTGGCGGCCGACTTCAGCCGCGGCTCGCCCAGCGCCAAGCCCAAGGTCTTCACCTGCGAGGTCTGCGGCAAG GTCTTCAACGCGCACTACAACCTGACGCGCCACATGCCGGTGCACACGGGGGCCCGGCCCTTCATCTGCAAGGTCTGCGGCAAGGGATTCCGCCAGGCCAGCACCCTCTGCCGCCACAAGATCATCCACACCCAG GAGAAGCCCCATAAGTGCAGCCAGTGCGGGAAAGCATTTAACCGGAGTTCCACGTTAAACACCCACACGCGAATCCACGCAGGCTACAAACCTTTCGTCTGCGAGTTTTGCGGAAAAGGCTTCCACCAAAAAG gaAACTACAAAAACCACAAGCTGACCCACAGCGGCGAGAAGCAGTTCAAGTGCACCGTTTGTAACAAGGCCTTCCACCAAGTCTACAACCTGACCTTCCACATGCACACGCACAACGACAAGAAGCCCTTCACCTGCCCCACCTGCGGCAAAGGTTTTTGCCGGAACTTTGACCTCAAGAAGCACGTCCGCAAACTGCACGACAGCGGGGGCGGGGGCGCCGCCCTGGGGCTGCCCCGCAGCGGCAGCGAGCCAgacctgccgccgccgccgccgccgctccacCGCCCGTGA